One segment of Candidatus Nitrospira nitrosa DNA contains the following:
- a CDS encoding Glu/Leu/Phe/Val family dehydrogenase translates to MQELDTPTFRLAVAQFDQAAEAMGLDTNLRERLKLPQRSLVVSLPVRMDDGQVEVFTGYRVQHDSSRGPSKGGVRYHPDVSLGEVAALAMWMTWKCALAGLPYGGAKGGVQVNPKSLSLGELQRLTRRYAAEIFPLIGPDKDVPAPDVGTDAQIMAWMMDTYSQQVGYAVPGVVTGKPLSIGGSLGREEATGRGVVYVTLEALRHLKLPIEAATVAVQGFGNVGSHTARIMQQHGARVIAVSDVSGGIYNPNGLDIMRLMQRDPRQPLHQTKLGDAITNEELLQVDCTVLVPAALSEQITGKNADRLKCRILSEGANGPTTLEADRILADKGIFVIPDILANSGGVIVSYFEWVQDLQRFFWNAADIQNRLQDIITSAFHRTLRFSTDRRVSMRMAALMSGIDQVAQAHLQRGLYP, encoded by the coding sequence ATGCAGGAGCTTGATACCCCAACCTTCCGTTTAGCTGTGGCCCAGTTCGATCAAGCAGCGGAGGCCATGGGGCTTGATACAAACCTCCGTGAGCGACTGAAACTTCCCCAACGGTCTCTCGTGGTCAGTCTCCCGGTTCGAATGGACGACGGACAGGTCGAGGTCTTTACCGGTTACCGTGTTCAACATGATTCCTCGCGAGGGCCTTCGAAGGGGGGCGTGCGGTACCACCCGGATGTGAGTCTCGGAGAAGTGGCCGCTCTTGCCATGTGGATGACATGGAAATGCGCCCTTGCCGGGCTTCCCTATGGCGGAGCAAAAGGCGGGGTGCAGGTGAACCCCAAGAGCCTTTCACTCGGTGAACTTCAGCGGTTGACCAGACGGTATGCTGCAGAAATTTTCCCGCTGATTGGGCCCGACAAGGATGTCCCGGCTCCTGATGTCGGCACCGATGCGCAGATCATGGCCTGGATGATGGATACCTATAGCCAGCAGGTCGGCTATGCGGTTCCAGGAGTCGTAACCGGCAAACCGCTTTCTATTGGCGGGAGTCTTGGCCGTGAGGAAGCCACCGGCCGAGGTGTGGTGTATGTCACATTGGAGGCTTTGCGCCATCTCAAGCTACCCATTGAGGCTGCGACCGTAGCAGTGCAGGGGTTTGGCAATGTTGGTTCACACACGGCTCGTATCATGCAGCAACATGGCGCACGCGTGATCGCAGTCAGCGATGTCTCTGGTGGAATCTACAATCCAAATGGACTGGATATCATGCGGCTGATGCAACGCGACCCGCGTCAACCTCTGCATCAGACCAAACTTGGAGACGCCATCACGAACGAGGAATTGCTTCAAGTGGATTGCACCGTCCTTGTGCCTGCCGCCCTGTCGGAACAAATCACCGGCAAGAATGCCGATCGCCTCAAATGTCGCATCCTTTCCGAGGGTGCAAACGGTCCAACGACACTGGAAGCCGACCGTATCCTGGCCGATAAGGGTATTTTTGTGATCCCGGATATTCTCGCCAATTCGGGGGGCGTCATCGTCTCCTACTTTGAGTGGGTGCAAGACCTGCAGCGCTTTTTCTGGAATGCAGCCGATATCCAGAATCGCCTGCAAGACATCATTACCTCTGCCTTTCACCGTACCCTCCGGTTCTCTACCGATCGTCGCGTTTCCATGAGGATGGCAGCGCTCATGAGCGGGATTGACCAGGTTGCCCAAGCGCATCTCCAACGAGGGCTCTATCCCTGA
- a CDS encoding tetratricopeptide repeat protein, which yields MTIRYDPQGVFDFTGTIERVLGRAESYLKATSAKDVDGNQLSVWKSELAALEYLQPRVQQNSDIELQTAVAVLAWGVSSQKGQQQMEQIIRANPSYATGHCLLAIFAMRERDLENYGRHFEEAIRADPNYLPAYNSLLLYYGHVGKRDSARELFARGNAQFPKDSSLLYNQGLNFLNDERWEEAQGSLQQAVSRQPSDQNRLILGSIQLRRQQYERAQTAFESILKANPKNIFALAGLAETYKERQNFATSISLMKQAIAIEPTNTDLQDELRVHEEAYRKYSRHKRSDP from the coding sequence ATGACGATACGTTACGATCCGCAAGGAGTCTTCGACTTTACCGGGACCATTGAGCGAGTCTTAGGGCGTGCCGAGTCCTACCTTAAAGCCACGTCAGCTAAGGATGTGGACGGTAATCAGCTGAGTGTGTGGAAATCTGAATTGGCAGCTCTAGAATATCTTCAGCCTCGGGTCCAGCAGAATTCAGATATAGAATTACAGACGGCAGTGGCGGTTCTTGCCTGGGGTGTGTCATCCCAGAAGGGGCAGCAACAAATGGAGCAGATTATCCGAGCGAATCCGTCATATGCCACAGGGCACTGTCTCCTAGCGATTTTTGCCATGCGCGAGAGGGATTTAGAAAACTACGGAAGGCATTTTGAGGAGGCCATTCGGGCTGACCCCAATTATCTTCCCGCCTATAACAGCCTGTTGCTCTATTACGGGCATGTTGGGAAACGCGATTCAGCTCGTGAGCTATTCGCCCGCGGTAACGCACAATTTCCGAAGGACTCTTCCCTCTTATACAACCAGGGACTTAACTTCCTAAATGATGAGCGCTGGGAAGAGGCTCAAGGAAGCCTTCAACAGGCTGTTTCACGACAACCGAGTGATCAGAACCGACTGATACTTGGATCCATTCAGCTTCGGCGTCAACAGTACGAGCGTGCACAAACGGCGTTTGAGTCGATTCTCAAGGCAAATCCCAAGAACATCTTTGCGTTGGCAGGACTTGCTGAGACGTATAAGGAACGGCAGAATTTTGCAACATCGATTAGTTTGATGAAGCAGGCCATCGCAATCGAGCCTACAAACACGGATCTGCAAGATGAACTTCGGGTCCACGAAGAGGCCTACCGAAAATATAGTCGCCATAAGAGAAGCGATCCGTGA
- a CDS encoding FG-GAP repeat domain-containing protein → MNLMCRLSKFICSGVGLYVLMAIGLWGCSKAEPYLPPDPFYYFASYPVGKNPTTITTGDLNHDSFTDLITTNISSNSVSILFGNGDGTFKDQIQVHVCQEPRALVMNDFNEDGQADVVLACSGGDEVELLLGRGNGKFEEGARYPVHRSPVSLAAEDVNGDHHVDLAVALRNDKVKVFLGNGKGELRHGAQYEHGDTPTSVALSDLNGDGKIDLVVTNGGPMSNAVSVWLGNGNGTFRDPKDYSTGRRPLGVSFGDFNNDHNSDLLVINGEQDSFTTFLGNGNATFRPGKDAGADAGPNFGLARDFNGDQLVDVAIVNIQSNDLSILFGKGDGTFHYPPRNYRTKYGPFALCSFHVTTSGSEEPGLAIADNGSGSVSIFLHRGLKSIARSDPKG, encoded by the coding sequence ATGAATCTGATGTGTCGTTTGAGTAAGTTTATCTGCAGCGGGGTGGGACTCTACGTCCTCATGGCGATCGGTTTGTGGGGCTGTTCCAAGGCGGAGCCTTATCTCCCACCTGATCCGTTTTACTATTTTGCGAGTTACCCCGTAGGCAAGAACCCAACAACGATTACGACCGGTGATCTCAATCACGACTCGTTTACCGATCTGATCACGACGAATATTTCGAGCAATTCCGTTTCCATTCTATTCGGTAACGGCGACGGCACATTCAAAGACCAAATACAGGTTCATGTGTGCCAGGAACCACGCGCTCTTGTCATGAATGACTTTAATGAAGACGGGCAGGCGGATGTCGTTTTAGCGTGCTCGGGTGGAGATGAAGTTGAGCTACTGCTTGGCCGCGGGAACGGAAAATTTGAAGAAGGAGCCCGGTATCCGGTCCATCGCAGCCCGGTGTCACTGGCGGCAGAAGACGTGAACGGCGATCATCATGTCGATCTTGCCGTGGCCCTTCGAAACGACAAGGTGAAAGTGTTTCTTGGAAATGGAAAGGGCGAATTGCGACATGGAGCGCAATATGAGCATGGAGATACTCCAACCTCCGTGGCTCTATCCGATCTCAACGGCGATGGCAAGATCGATCTCGTGGTCACCAACGGGGGGCCGATGTCCAATGCGGTATCCGTCTGGCTTGGGAACGGAAATGGGACGTTTCGAGACCCCAAGGACTATTCCACTGGCAGACGGCCGTTGGGGGTGAGTTTTGGAGATTTCAATAACGATCACAATAGCGATCTGCTGGTCATCAATGGAGAGCAGGATAGCTTCACGACCTTTTTGGGAAATGGGAATGCGACGTTTCGGCCAGGGAAGGATGCCGGTGCGGATGCCGGTCCAAATTTTGGTCTTGCCAGGGATTTCAACGGTGATCAGCTGGTCGATGTAGCAATCGTGAATATCCAGTCGAACGATTTGTCGATTCTATTCGGGAAAGGCGATGGAACCTTTCACTATCCCCCGAGAAACTATCGGACGAAGTACGGTCCGTTTGCCCTCTGTTCGTTCCATGTCACCACGTCAGGAAGCGAGGAACCTGGGCTCGCCATTGCAGACAATGGAAGCGGCAGCGTGTCCATCTTTCTTCATCGTGGGCTCAAGTCCATCGCTCGATCCGATCCCAAGGGGTGA
- the sppA gene encoding signal peptide peptidase SppA — MADDVTQDVRPPKRHLFRKVIWLFVAGVGAMVLMNLLYPDLDLSSEDRIALIRVEGVIMDSQTTVAELKRFSESPSIKAIVLRIDTPGGGVVPSQEIYDAVKRVRNKSNKAVIASMGSVAASGGYYIAAATDRIVANPGTLTGSIGVIMETANVEGLLQKIGVEGVVIKSGKFKDVGSPLRKMSSEERGLLQGVMDDVHRQFIEAVAEGRSLELRTAQALADGRIFTGRQAKEVKLVDELGDLDDAIQLAADVVGIQGEPKIVEPRRRFSLREMLDSKLSMMFPKLDMQPGVSLKYLMAF; from the coding sequence ATGGCGGATGATGTGACACAGGACGTGCGCCCACCCAAACGCCATCTGTTTCGCAAAGTCATTTGGCTCTTTGTGGCAGGGGTGGGTGCAATGGTGCTGATGAATCTCCTCTATCCTGACCTTGACTTGTCAAGTGAGGATCGGATTGCCTTGATCCGTGTTGAAGGTGTCATCATGGATTCCCAAACGACCGTCGCGGAACTGAAACGTTTCAGTGAAAGTCCCTCCATCAAAGCGATCGTCCTTCGGATTGATACGCCAGGGGGTGGTGTGGTGCCATCACAGGAAATCTATGATGCAGTCAAGCGAGTACGGAACAAGTCCAACAAGGCAGTGATTGCGTCAATGGGGAGTGTGGCGGCGTCAGGGGGGTATTATATTGCCGCGGCGACGGATCGGATCGTCGCGAATCCTGGGACCTTGACCGGAAGCATCGGTGTCATTATGGAAACCGCCAATGTGGAAGGGTTGCTTCAGAAAATCGGTGTGGAAGGGGTCGTCATCAAGAGTGGGAAGTTTAAGGATGTAGGGTCTCCACTTCGCAAGATGAGCTCCGAGGAGAGGGGCTTGCTCCAAGGGGTGATGGATGACGTCCATCGGCAATTTATCGAAGCGGTGGCAGAAGGTCGATCGCTGGAATTGCGAACAGCTCAAGCTCTGGCGGACGGCCGAATCTTCACCGGTCGCCAGGCCAAAGAAGTGAAGTTGGTGGATGAACTCGGAGACCTGGACGATGCCATTCAATTGGCCGCAGATGTGGTAGGGATCCAGGGGGAGCCCAAGATCGTCGAACCACGCCGCCGTTTTTCTCTCCGTGAAATGCTGGACTCAAAGCTGAGCATGATGTTCCCCAAATTGGATATGCAGCCAGGTGTCAGCTTGAAATACTTGATGGCATTTTAG
- a CDS encoding HU family DNA-binding protein, translating into MTKAQIIEKVSEQVTTLTKRQAEVVVNTIFDCVRDSLKNGDKTEIRGFGSFRLRARRMKEGRNPKTGETVAVPAKRVPFFKAGKEIKELLNQ; encoded by the coding sequence ATGACGAAAGCGCAAATTATCGAGAAAGTCTCCGAGCAAGTGACCACATTGACCAAGCGGCAGGCAGAAGTCGTGGTCAATACAATATTTGATTGCGTACGAGACTCCCTGAAAAATGGGGATAAGACGGAAATCCGAGGATTCGGCAGCTTTCGCTTGCGCGCTCGTCGTATGAAAGAAGGACGGAATCCCAAGACCGGGGAGACCGTCGCTGTTCCGGCCAAGCGGGTCCCGTTTTTCAAAGCCGGCAAAGAGATCAAAGAGTTACTTAATCAGTAG
- a CDS encoding D-alanyl-D-alanine carboxypeptidase family protein, which produces MRKDHIWPPHHPWNNTGDFYRVTLLIAFSFLWNAFSPLPAQARIQHSTQDTGRSINYAPHVLHWKRIPAHSILLKELRSGRVLFEHDTEKRLSPASLTKIMSALVILERARLDELATVSKNAARAPKTHLRIKVGEVFRLGDLLKAMMMVSANDACLAAVEHVGGDEEQFVTLMNAKAAVLGLADTHFSNGCGFDNPNHYSTAEDLAKLSEVAMQNATFRNLVKAEREIITPVSGYRAYVLHNTNRLLGRIPGVEGVKTGFTSKAGRCLIAKVSQNGSDLLLVILNSNRRWNTARSLIDYGFRMTEPIHSQKAGVM; this is translated from the coding sequence GTGCGAAAGGATCATATCTGGCCTCCTCATCACCCGTGGAACAACACAGGTGACTTCTATCGGGTCACCCTTCTGATAGCCTTCTCATTCCTATGGAACGCCTTCTCCCCGCTTCCGGCCCAAGCGAGGATTCAACACAGTACTCAGGACACAGGTCGATCAATCAATTACGCTCCTCACGTACTTCATTGGAAGCGTATCCCAGCTCATAGCATTCTCCTCAAAGAGTTACGATCGGGACGCGTACTCTTTGAACATGACACTGAGAAGCGTCTTTCGCCTGCCAGTTTGACCAAGATTATGTCGGCATTGGTGATTCTAGAGAGAGCCCGGCTGGACGAGCTCGCAACCGTAAGCAAGAACGCCGCGAGGGCACCAAAGACGCATTTGCGGATCAAGGTCGGAGAGGTGTTTCGCTTAGGTGATCTGCTGAAGGCTATGATGATGGTATCGGCGAATGACGCCTGTCTTGCGGCGGTCGAGCATGTCGGTGGTGACGAAGAACAGTTTGTGACCTTGATGAATGCTAAGGCGGCGGTGCTTGGGTTAGCGGATACGCATTTTAGTAACGGCTGTGGGTTTGACAACCCCAATCACTATTCAACGGCAGAAGATCTCGCCAAACTCAGTGAAGTGGCTATGCAAAATGCAACCTTTAGAAATCTGGTGAAGGCCGAGCGGGAGATCATTACGCCGGTCAGCGGCTATCGCGCCTATGTCTTGCACAATACGAATCGGTTGCTTGGTCGGATTCCCGGTGTGGAAGGCGTGAAAACAGGCTTTACCTCAAAGGCGGGCCGGTGTCTGATCGCGAAGGTATCTCAAAATGGAAGTGACTTGCTACTCGTTATCCTGAACTCGAATCGTCGATGGAATACCGCGAGGAGCCTAATCGATTACGGGTTTCGCATGACCGAACCGATTCACTCGCAAAAAGCCGGTGTCATGTAA
- the lipB gene encoding lipoyl(octanoyl) transferase LipB, which produces MNNHLMQGGMVRLFSAPVPYLTGWDLQCRLHEERLLGLQPDTVLILEHQPVYTLGRRTRQSDWGGNELALCQSGTELHRVNRGGSVTYHGPGQVVAYPILKVDRHAAGPKQLVRLFEDVVIRLLHSWDITGCRLEGKPGVWVMTPEPRKIAFIGIRIERGVTLHGLAINADLDLRPFHRIHPCGLTDCLVTSMAALRHTSISVDAVKQVLAQAFTEVFSLSETSAE; this is translated from the coding sequence ATGAATAACCACCTGATGCAGGGAGGCATGGTTCGTCTCTTCTCCGCACCAGTCCCCTATCTCACAGGATGGGACCTACAATGTCGCCTGCACGAGGAGCGCCTTCTCGGCCTGCAACCAGATACTGTTCTCATCCTGGAACACCAGCCCGTCTATACGCTGGGACGACGGACCCGACAATCTGATTGGGGTGGAAATGAACTGGCATTATGTCAGTCTGGCACCGAGCTGCATCGGGTGAATCGTGGCGGCTCGGTGACGTATCACGGTCCCGGACAAGTTGTGGCGTACCCCATTCTCAAGGTTGATCGGCATGCTGCAGGACCGAAACAGCTTGTCCGACTATTCGAAGACGTCGTGATTCGGTTACTCCATTCCTGGGATATCACTGGCTGTCGTCTCGAGGGCAAGCCGGGTGTTTGGGTGATGACCCCGGAACCTCGGAAAATTGCCTTCATCGGAATTCGGATCGAGCGGGGAGTCACCTTGCATGGCTTGGCTATCAACGCTGATCTCGACCTGCGGCCATTTCATCGGATCCATCCCTGTGGACTGACCGACTGTCTGGTCACATCAATGGCAGCTCTGCGTCATACTTCGATCTCAGTTGATGCCGTCAAGCAAGTACTGGCTCAAGCCTTCACGGAAGTGTTTTCTCTTTCTGAAACCAGTGCGGAATGA
- a CDS encoding sigma-70 family RNA polymerase sigma factor, with protein sequence MKEQLRVEDEIDVQQKFASDVDSDDARASGMLGRIGRGEGDASGSKGKSRPAMRTSQAASPFLLESLYFRSFGERGLLSREEEILIAKRVDQGTRRIRAALRQAGRTLLKARRIPGCEDSAKVVQSVRRLSGLSATALDSAERTLDAVLHPSGQSLPPPASIVRPLEAALDEIRTARVVLEQGKDELVRCNLRLVVDVAKHYTGRGLSLLDLVQEGNIGLMKAAERYQYRKGFKFSTYATWWIRQGITRSLADQSRTIRVPVHQTEASHRILRVMRRLCQQLGRPARLEEVAHVLRMRPERLRETVQAFQEPVALETPIGDGDTQFGDVIPDHQAVPPDANVNRSELTEQLDRILTILTPREQTVIRLRFGIGYDEGSTLEQVGQSLSVTRERIRQIEAKALKKLKTPAIKELFAAIR encoded by the coding sequence ATGAAAGAACAATTGCGAGTCGAAGACGAGATAGATGTGCAGCAGAAGTTTGCCTCCGATGTTGATTCCGATGATGCCAGGGCAAGCGGAATGTTGGGCCGAATCGGTCGCGGCGAGGGTGACGCGTCCGGTTCGAAGGGGAAATCCAGACCGGCCATGCGGACGAGTCAGGCGGCCAGTCCATTTCTCCTAGAATCGTTGTACTTCCGTTCATTTGGTGAGCGGGGACTCCTGTCGCGTGAAGAGGAAATCCTGATTGCCAAGCGAGTAGACCAGGGCACCAGACGCATTCGAGCCGCGTTACGGCAAGCCGGTAGAACGTTACTCAAAGCTCGACGGATTCCTGGTTGTGAGGACAGCGCAAAGGTGGTCCAGTCAGTTCGACGGTTAAGTGGTCTGTCTGCCACCGCGTTGGACAGTGCGGAGCGGACGTTGGATGCCGTTCTGCATCCTTCTGGCCAGAGCCTTCCTCCCCCGGCTTCCATTGTAAGGCCATTGGAGGCAGCTCTGGATGAAATACGCACTGCACGAGTAGTTTTGGAACAAGGCAAGGATGAGCTTGTACGGTGCAATCTTCGGTTGGTCGTCGATGTCGCTAAGCACTACACCGGTCGAGGGTTGAGCCTGCTGGATCTCGTACAAGAGGGCAACATCGGGCTGATGAAAGCGGCGGAACGGTACCAATACCGAAAAGGGTTCAAGTTCAGCACCTACGCCACCTGGTGGATTCGTCAAGGCATTACTCGGTCCCTTGCAGACCAATCTCGAACGATCCGCGTTCCGGTCCATCAAACCGAAGCGTCGCATCGCATTCTTCGAGTGATGCGGAGACTGTGCCAGCAACTGGGACGGCCGGCCCGCTTGGAAGAAGTCGCTCATGTGCTCCGCATGCGCCCCGAGCGACTGCGAGAGACCGTACAGGCCTTCCAGGAACCGGTGGCCTTGGAGACGCCCATCGGTGATGGGGATACCCAGTTTGGCGATGTCATTCCGGATCACCAAGCCGTTCCACCAGACGCCAATGTGAATCGCAGTGAGCTGACGGAACAACTGGATCGTATCTTGACCATACTCACCCCTCGCGAACAGACGGTGATCAGACTACGTTTCGGCATCGGGTATGACGAAGGCAGTACCCTCGAACAGGTGGGACAAAGCCTGTCTGTCACACGAGAGCGAATCCGTCAGATCGAGGCGAAAGCGCTGAAGAAACTGAAGACCCCTGCGATTAAGGAACTGTTTGCGGCGATTAGGTAG
- a CDS encoding slipin family protein produces the protein MSLLVPSVLLGLLLYASFKRVMEYERLVVFVLGKFHTVKGPGIRLVIPGLQQMVRVNLQTVTMEVPSQDVITRDNISVKVNAVIFLRVVDPQRAVLAVQDYLYSTSQAAQTTLRSVLGQSQFDDLLSKRDDINAELQRIIDQQTEPWGVKVAAVEVKNVDIPQDMQRAIARQAEAERERRAKIIHAEGEFQAAQKLAEAANVIGQNPAALQLRYLQTLVEIAAEKNSTTIFPIPIDTLAPFIKGLLSK, from the coding sequence ATGTCATTACTGGTCCCGTCTGTCTTGCTCGGCCTCTTGCTCTATGCAAGCTTTAAACGCGTCATGGAGTATGAACGGCTCGTGGTGTTTGTCCTTGGCAAATTCCACACAGTCAAAGGCCCAGGGATTAGATTGGTGATTCCCGGGCTGCAGCAGATGGTTCGAGTTAATCTCCAAACCGTCACCATGGAGGTTCCCTCGCAGGATGTGATCACGCGCGACAATATCTCGGTGAAGGTGAACGCCGTTATTTTTCTCAGGGTGGTTGATCCGCAACGTGCGGTCTTGGCGGTTCAGGACTACCTGTACTCCACTTCCCAGGCTGCCCAAACCACTTTGCGCAGCGTGCTGGGGCAGAGCCAGTTCGATGATTTGCTATCGAAGCGTGACGACATCAACGCCGAACTACAGCGAATCATCGATCAGCAGACCGAACCATGGGGAGTGAAGGTCGCGGCCGTTGAGGTGAAGAACGTCGATATTCCGCAAGACATGCAACGGGCCATCGCCAGACAGGCCGAAGCCGAACGGGAACGCCGTGCCAAAATTATCCATGCGGAAGGAGAGTTTCAAGCCGCACAGAAACTTGCTGAGGCCGCCAACGTGATCGGGCAGAATCCAGCCGCGCTTCAACTACGGTATCTCCAAACGCTGGTGGAAATCGCAGCAGAGAAAAATTCCACGACGATCTTTCCGATTCCCATCGACACACTCGCCCCATTTATAAAGGGTCTCTTGTCGAAATAG
- a CDS encoding RHS repeat domain-containing protein has protein sequence MLTTTSYNANNQQLIFGTNTETYDFNGNLATVTDASGTTTYSWNVRNQLTSITSTSFTYDSFGRRTGKTVQGATTNFLYDGLNPVQEKNGATVTANLLTGLGIDEFFTRTDGVGVLLPDVLSSTVAEQWHWLWKRVVRVSRERL, from the coding sequence GTGCTCACCACGACCAGCTACAATGCGAACAATCAGCAGCTGATATTCGGAACGAATACCGAGACGTACGACTTCAACGGCAACCTGGCCACGGTGACGGATGCCAGCGGTACCACGACCTACAGCTGGAACGTGCGCAATCAATTGACGAGCATCACCAGCACCAGCTTTACCTATGACAGCTTTGGCCGCCGCACCGGCAAAACGGTCCAAGGCGCCACCACCAACTTTCTCTATGACGGGCTGAATCCCGTGCAGGAAAAGAATGGGGCCACGGTCACGGCCAATCTGCTCACCGGGCTGGGGATCGACGAGTTCTTCACGCGCACCGATGGCGTGGGCGTGCTCCTGCCTGATGTCCTCAGCTCGACGGTGGCTGAGCAATGGCACTGGCTTTGGAAGCGAGTGGTGAGAGTGAGCAGAGAACGGCTATGA
- a CDS encoding PCP reductase family protein, producing the protein MSDPSQFAATDIRWTAGALKRMERAPLFLRGMVRRLAEKKALELGYEEITEEVLERFKGQMMGGMGGEAGMTAAAEAMEQGRLPWTAAAKDRLANVPGFMQAMIKQIAEEIAKERGHLEVNVELFEKVEALGDIREDEKPSMEWTEDALALLQDKLKESPPIAVDFVADMLKRDTEDLAREKHLTRIDGSALREIWDTPEAKISWTDDAWKRLQTSPDFVRSGIRKAAERRARKLGLKEIDSDHLTTFRNQAMMKAVKRIRSFGYQELTFDAFETALKKTKRLQSNDQAEKRLREIRGHFADPTTKKPEGGTLGAELMDRFRKYLKGEGTL; encoded by the coding sequence ATGTCTGACCCATCCCAGTTTGCAGCGACGGATATCCGGTGGACTGCTGGCGCACTAAAGCGCATGGAACGTGCGCCGCTTTTCCTTCGTGGCATGGTCCGTCGGTTAGCCGAAAAAAAAGCCCTGGAATTGGGGTATGAAGAGATTACAGAAGAGGTTCTCGAACGATTTAAGGGGCAGATGATGGGAGGAATGGGCGGTGAAGCCGGCATGACGGCGGCCGCTGAAGCGATGGAGCAAGGACGGCTCCCATGGACGGCTGCGGCAAAAGATCGGCTGGCCAACGTGCCGGGGTTCATGCAAGCCATGATCAAACAGATTGCGGAAGAGATCGCTAAGGAACGAGGCCATCTCGAGGTAAACGTCGAGTTGTTTGAAAAGGTTGAGGCACTCGGTGATATCCGCGAAGACGAGAAACCTTCGATGGAGTGGACGGAGGACGCCTTGGCGTTGCTTCAAGATAAACTTAAAGAGTCCCCACCCATCGCTGTAGACTTCGTAGCGGATATGCTGAAGCGGGATACCGAAGACTTGGCCAGGGAGAAACATCTGACGCGTATTGATGGATCAGCGCTACGGGAAATCTGGGATACCCCTGAGGCCAAAATCAGCTGGACGGACGACGCCTGGAAACGGCTTCAGACATCTCCTGACTTTGTCCGAAGTGGAATCAGAAAAGCCGCGGAGCGGAGGGCTCGTAAGCTCGGATTGAAAGAGATCGATTCTGATCATTTGACGACATTTCGAAATCAGGCCATGATGAAAGCGGTCAAACGCATTCGGTCATTCGGCTATCAAGAATTGACATTCGACGCCTTTGAGACGGCGCTCAAGAAGACCAAGCGTTTGCAGAGCAATGATCAGGCAGAGAAGCGTTTGCGGGAGATCCGCGGCCATTTTGCCGACCCAACAACCAAGAAGCCTGAAGGTGGGACGCTGGGAGCTGAGCTTATGGATCGTTTTCGGAAATATCTCAAGGGGGAAGGCACGCTCTAG